From Micromonospora carbonacea:
GGGCAGCCGGCGGTGTTCGACCCGGCGGCCCGGGTGCGCCTCGGCCTCTACCGGCTGCATCTCTACCTGCTGATGGTCGTGGAGATGCCCAGCCGGGGGATGACCCCGGAGAACGCCTCTGACCGCTCCGCGTTCCTGGCCGAGCTGCTCGACCGGGAGCTGGCCGACCTCGGCCGGGGCCGGCCCCGCCCCTGAGCCGGGGCCCGCCGACGGTGCCGGTCACTCGGTGGGCATCGGGGCCGGTTCGGCGCTGCCCATCCGGCCCGGGTCCCAGTAGGAGCCGTCCGGCGACGGCAGGCGGCTGCTCGACGCGCCGGTGTCCCCGACGGACGTCGGGGCCGCCGGCCGCTCCCCCGGCCCGGAGCGGCGGGCCACCACCCCGGTCACCACGACGGCGACCACCACCACGGCGACGGCCACCGCCACCGCCGCACCCCAGCCCTGCCTCATCCCGCGCTCCTCTCCGCCGCCCCGGCGGCGACGCGGGACCGGGGTCCGACGCCCCGGCCCACGACCACGCCCTTTGGACGCGCGCCGCCCCCGACCGGATCCGTCGGATCTCGGCCGGGGGCGGGCTTCACCCGATCGGATGACTCAGACGCGGGCCGCGACCGAGTTGTAGACGTCCATGACCGCGGTGTCGAAGTAGGAGCTCTTGTTCACCCCGGCGCTGTTCAGTGTGCTCATGATTCCGTTGACGTAGCCGTACACGTCGTTGTAGAGGCGCAACCAGACCGAGCCGCTGGAGCCGCCCGTGAAGCCGCAGTTGAGGGCGATCTTGTTCTCGCTGCCGGGCCGGTACGTCGTGCCCTGGCAGTACTGCTGCCACCCGCCGTCGTACGGCGGGGCCGCCGGGTAGGCGAGGATGGTGACGGCCTGGGTGTAGCTGTAGTTGACCGAGAGCCCGTTGCCGCCGACCCGGTCGACGAGCCGCTGGCCCGACGCGTTCGGGTACACGGTGATGTACGAGACGTCCCGGTCGAGATTGCTGTCGTTGATCCACGCGTTGAACGCGGTCAGGTACTTGGCCGACCACCGGCCGTACGGCTCCGCGCCGTAGTTGTAGAGCGGCACGAAGATCCAGTTCTGCATCCACTGGCCGCCCCGGCCGCCGTGCACGCAGTGCCCGGCGCTCATGACGAGCAGCTTGGAGGTGCTGTTCACGGCACCGGCCGAGCAGACGTAGTTCTTGCCGTCCACGGGGTTGTAGAAGAAGACCTTGCCGACGGTGGCGGACGCGGCGACGTAGGCGCTGATGTCCCCACCGGCCTGCGACGCGACGCTGGAGGCGGCCGTCACGGTGGGCGCGGCCGGCGGCACGGAGCGGGCCGGCCCGGTCGGCTTCAGGCCCTTGCCGGCCACGGCTCCCGCCTTCTTGACCAGCACGTCCGCCGAGATCGCGGTGCGCATCCGCTCCGTGGTCCAGTAGTCGCCCGCCTGCTGGGCGGCGGTCAGCCCGCTGCGGGCCGCAGTGGTGGAGGTGGTCGCCGCCACCGTGGTGGCCGACGCTCCGCCGACGGGGGCTGCCTGCGCGGGCCCGGTGCCCACCAGCACCGTCGCCGCGACGAGCGCGGCGGACGCGGTGACCGTGACCACCCGCCGGATGTCCGGAAAGTGCATTCGTTCTCCTCCCACCAAATACATCGGCGCTTGTCTAAGCGCTCGGCACAGCATGCAAGGCCGGGAATGGGCAGCGGAAGCGTCGGCGGCCGTCAAAACTGTCGCTGACAGTGTGTCCGCGACCTGACTGACCGCGAGGTTTCGACATCGGAAGGTAGTGAGGCTCGGAGGCTTCCGGGCCAGCGCCAAGATGTGGGGAGAACGCCAATGGGCCGGCTCACCCGCCCTCTCGTGCCAGCAGGTCCCCTCGCCGACTTCTACGACCGACTACACGCCCTGCACCTCGCCGCCGGTCAGCCCAGCGTGCGCCGGCTGCAACAGCTCACCCGCGCCGAGCGGCGGCCCCGGGGCATCAACCCGACGTCGATCCACGCGGTCTTCACGCGTCCCCGCCTGGCCCGGTGGGAGGTGGTGGGCGAGATCGTCCGGGTGCTCGGCGGCGACGTCGAGGAGTTCGCGGCGTTGTGGCGTCGGGCCAACCGCTGCCGGTCCCACGACGACAGCCTGGTCGACCCTCCGCCCCACACCCGGCCGTGGGCGTCGGCCGACGCCGCCTGCGTCCCGCACGAGCTGCCGCCGGACGTGGTGCCGTTCACCGGGCGCGGCCCGGTCCGCGCCGCGCTCGACGCCCTGCTCGCCGAGGGCGCCACCCGCGCCGCGATGATGACCGCGCTGCTGACCGGCTCGACCGGGATCGGCAAGAGCGCGCTGGCCGTGCACTGGGCGCACCGGGTCGCCGGCCGCTTCCCCGACGGCCAGCTCTACGCCGACCTGCGCGGCGAGAGCCCCGGCCAGCCGCCGACGCCGGTCGAGGTGCTCACGGCCTTCCTCAACGCCCTCGGCGTCGCCACCGCCGACCTGCCCGCCACGCCGGCCGCCCTGGCCGCCCGCTACCGCACCCGGATGTCGGGCCGCCGGATGCTGGTGGTGCTCGACAACGCCAGCGCCGTCGGGCAGGTGCGCCCCCTGCTGCCCGGCTCGCCCGGCTGCCTGGTCCTGGTGACCAGCCGGGACGACCTGGCCGAGCTGGTCGTGCGGCACGGCGCGCGCCGGCTGGAGCTGGGTCCGCTGAGCGCCGAGGCGGGCGTCGAGCTGCTGCGCGGGCTGATCGGCGACCGGGTCGACGCCGACCCCGAGTCCGCCTACGACCTGGTCCGGCGCTGCGGCGGTCGGCCGCTGGCCCTGCGGGTCGCGGCGGAGCGGATGACCGCCCACCGCCCGACCGCCCTGGTCACGCCCGCCCTGACCACCACACCCACCCTGGTCACTCCCGCCCTGACCACGACCGCCCGGTCAGGGTCGGCCCTGGCACCGGCGCGGGTGGTGGACCATCCCCGGCTGTGCGTACAGCGGTCGACGGCGCAGTAGGTGTCCGCCCCCGCGCATCGACGACGCGCCACGCGCTGCGTCACGCCTGCGGGGCGGCCTCCGGGGCGACGCCGGGGGCGGGCGCGATCGGCAGCAGCACGCGGAACACCGTCCGGCCGGGCTCGCTCGTCACCCGGATGTCCCCGTGGTGCTTGTTGACCACGATCCGGTACGAGATGTCCAGCCCCAGCCCCGTCCCCTCGCCGACCGGCTTCGTGGTGAAGAACGGCTCGAAGATGCGCGGGCGCACGGCCGCCGGGATGCCGGGGCCGGTGTCGGCCACCTCGACGGTCAGCTGGCCGTCGACCCGGCCGGTGCGGACGGTCAGCGTGCCCTCGTCGCCCATCGCGGCGAGCGCGTTGTCGATCAGGTTGGTCCACACCTGGTTCAGCTCGGCCGCGTACGCGGGGATCGGGGGCAGCGCCGGGGCGTACTCCCGGACCATGCGGATCCCCGGCGGGAGCTTGCCCTTGAACATCACCAGCGTCGCGTCGAGCAGCTCGTGCACGTCCACCACCTGGTAGGGGGCCCGGTCGAGCTGGGAATATTGTTTGGCCGCGCCGACCAGCTTGGAGACCCGGGTGGCCGCGTCGGCGATCTCCCGCATGAGCAGCTCGGTGTCCACGGTGTAGGTGAGCCACCGCACCGCCGGCTCCAGGTCGTCGGCCCCGAGCTCCGCGTGGACCCGGTCCAGCCAGGCGACGTCCAGCCCGCCGGCGACCAACGTCGGGGCCAGCTCCCAGCCGGCGGCGATCCCCTGGTCGTCCAGCCAGTCGGTCAGCTCGTCCTCGGCGTCGCTGGTGGCCAGGGGCGACAGCGCGCACGCCTTCGCCGCCCGCTCGACCGCCTCCTCCTGCAACGCCACGAGGGCGTGCAGCCGCCGCCCGTCGAGCCGGCCGTCGGCGATCATCGCCAGCTTGTGCCGCATCCCGGCGACCCGGTCCCGCAGCGCGGACGTGGCCCGCACCGCCGCGCTCGCCGGGTTGTTCAGCTCGTGGGTCAGGCCCGCCGACAGGGCGCCCAGGGCCACCAGGCGTTCCCGCTCCCCGACGACCGTCTGGGTGTCCCGCATCCCGATGAACAGCCCCTCCAGCAGGTGCATCGCCATCGGGAACCAGGACCGCACCGCGTGCGCGAACGTCTCGGCGGGCAGCACGAAGAACTCCGTGTCGGTGACCGCCCACATCCCGTTGCGGTAGATCTGCTGGTCGTCCAGGTACGCCTGGGTGGCCCCGCCGTACACCCCGCGCTGCGCCGAGCGCAGGATCTCCACCTCCTCGCCGTGGATCGTCCGGCACAGCCGCACCTCGCCGGCGAGCAGCACGAAGAAGCAGGTCGCCGGCTCGCCCTCGGTGTAGACGGCCTCCCCGGCCGTGCGGTGCTCGACCCGGCCGTGCTCGGCCAACCAGGCGACCTGCTGGTCGTCGAGCGACTCGAACAGGAACAGCGTCCGCACCTCGGCGGGAGTCAGGCCGCTCACTGCGCCTCCAGGTAGCGGTGCACCAGCGACACGGCCATCGCGCCCTCGCCGACGGCGGAGGCGACCCGCTTGACCGAGGCCGCGCGCACGTCGCCGGCCGCGAACACGCCGGGCAGGCTGGACTCCAGGTGGTAGGGGTCGCGGGGCAGCGACCAGCCGGGCGGCCGGCTCCCACCGGCCACCAGGTCCGGCCCGGTGACGACGTAGCCCCGCTCGTCGCGGGCCACGACCCCCGCCAACCATTCGGTACGCGGCTCCGCCCCGATGAACACGAACAGCCACGACGCGTCGACGTCGCGCCGCTGCCCGGTGCGGGTGTCGCGCAGGGTCAGCCGTTGCAGGTGCTCCTCCCCCGCGCCGGCCACCACCTCGGTGTGCGGGTGCACGGTGATGCGGTCGATGCGGTCGAGCTGGTCGATCAGGTAGCTCGACATGGACGCCGTGAGGTCCGCGCCCCGGATCAGCACGTGCACCCGGGCGGCGTACCGGGAGAAGTAGACGGCCGCCTGGCCCGCCGAGTTCGCCCCGCCGACGATGTAGACGTCCTGGTCGACGCAGCTCGGCGCCTCGGTGGCGGCCGAGCCGTAGAAGACGCCCCGGCCGGTGAGGTCGGCCAGGCCGGGGGCGTCGAGCATCCGGTACGACACGCCGGTGGCCAGCACCACCGCGTGCGCGGCGAGGGTGGAGCCGTCGTCGAAGCGCAGCAGCCGCGCCGAGCCGGCCTCCGCCAGGCCGACGACCTCCCGGGTGGTCAGCAGCTCCGCGCCGAACTTCAGCGCCTGCCGGCGGGCCCTGTCGGTGAGCTGCGCCCCGGAGACGCCGTCGGGGAAGCCCAGGTAGTTCTCGATCCGGCTGCTCTGCCCAGCCTGCCCGCCGGTGGCCCGCCGCTCCACGAGCACCGTGCGCAGCCCCTCCGACGCCCCGTAGACGGCCGCGCCCAGCCCCGCCGGCCCGCCGCCGACGACCACCAGGTCGTAGAAGTCCGCCGCCGGGACGACGTTGAGGCCGACGAGGCCGGCCAGCTCCGTCTCCGTGGGCGCCACCAGGGCCTTGCCGTCGGCGGTGACGACCACCGGCACGTCGGCGGCGCTCGCCCCGGCCGCCGCGAGCAGCCGCCCGCCCTCGGGCTCGTCGGCCAGCAGCCAGCGGTACGGCACCAGGTTGCGGGCCAGGAAGTCGCGCACCGCGAAGGACGGGGCGGACCAGCGGTGCCCGACCACCCGGATCTCCGTGGTGGCGGCCTCGGGGCTGGCCGTCCACGCCTCCAGCAGCGCGTCGACGACCGGGTAGAGCTTCTCCTCCGGCGGGTGCCACGGCTTGAGCAGGTAGTGGTCGAGGTCGACCAGGTTGATCGCGTCGATGGCCGCGCCGGTGTCCGCGTACGCGGTGAGCAGCACCCGGCGCGCGGCGGGGAAGAGGTCCATCGCGGCCTCGAGGAACTCGATGCCGTTCATCTCGGGCATCCGGTAGTCGGCGACCAGCACCGCCACCTGCTCGCCGCGCAGCTTGATCTCGCGCAGCGTGTCGAGGGCCTCCGGGCCGGAGCCGGCGCGCACCACCCGGTACCGGTCGCCGTAGCGGCGGCGGATGTCGCGGGCGACCGCGCGGGAGACCGCCGGGTCGTCGTCGATCGAGAGGATCACCGGGTGCGCCATCGGACCATCAAACCACCCCGGCGTTACGGCTCCGCTGCCTGCGGCCCGGCGTCAGGCCGGCGGGGCCACGGGAGGCGCGGCGGCCCGCCACCGGTCGAGCGTGGCGAGCAGGTCGGCGTAGGGCCCGGCGGCGAGGGCCGTGCCGCCGTCGCGCAGGGTGACCGGCCCGGGCCGACGCGGGCGCACCGGGGTACGCAGCTCGGTGCCGTCGCTCAGCGCGATCCAGAGCCGGTCGGCGACCAGCCGGTCGGGCCCGGTACGGAAGCCGCCCACCCGCTCCCACGGGACCGTCCGCGTCGCCCACAGCCACCGCACCCGCACCCCGGCGGGGCTGACCACCAGCGCGGTGCGGTGCAGCCGCCATGCGATGGTGAGCCACACCGAGAAGAACACGGCGACCGGCAGCACCTGGATCGGGGCGATCCGCTCCCAGTGCGTGACGATCTGGAGCCCGACGAAGAGGCACACCATCGTGCCGGCCGAGGCGACCGCCCCGGTGAACCACCGCGTCGGGTCCGCGTACGGCCGGGTCCACGTCCTCACGGGGCCATCCTGGCAGCCGGGGTCCAGCCGCGCCGACGCCGGACGTCCCTGCGGCGGGGTCAGGCGGGCGGGCCGGCGTGCGCCACCTCGGCCTCGGTCGCCGGCGGCCCTTCCGCCGGGGCGGCCCGGCGACCGTGGGTGGCGGTGACGGTGACCGCCGCGGCGACGGCGATGCCGAGGGCGATCCACAGCGCCGGGTTGGTGCGCAGCCCGGCGGGCAGTTGCTGGGCCAGGACGAAGACGCCCATCACCACCACGAACCACCCGAACGCCCGGCGCAGCACCGCCTCGGGGATGCGCCCGGCGAGCCGGCCGCCGGCGAGGCTGCCGACCACGGCGGCGGCGGTGACGGCGGCGGCCAGCCCCCAGTCGATGCCGACGGTGGAGAGGTAGCCGGCCAGGCCGGCGAACGACTTCATGGCGATGACCACCAGCGAGGTGCCGACGGCTACCGGCATCGGCAGGCCGCCGAGCAGCGCCAGCGCGGGCACCACGAGGAACCCGCCGCCCGCGCCGACCAGGCCGGTGACCAGCCCGACCACGATCCCGTCGAGGATCACCCGCGGCACGGCGAGCTCGTGCGGCACGGGCCGGTCCCCGGTGTCGCGCCGGCCCCGGATCATGGCGACCGCCGTGGCGAGCATCATCAGCGCGAAGCCGGTGAGCAGGACGGCGGCCGGGACGTACGCGGCGAGCCGGCCGCCGGCGTACGCGCCGGTCATGCCGGCGAGGCCGAACACCAGGCCGGTGCGCCAGCGCACCCGGTGCGCGCGGGCGTGCGGCAGGACGCCGACGGCGCTGGTGACGCCGACGACGAGCAGCGAGGTGGCGATGGCCTCCTTCGCCGGCAGGTCGGCGACGTAGACGAGCAGCGGCACGGCGAGGATGGAGCCGCCGCCGCCGAGCAGCCCGAGGCTGACGCCGATGAGGACGGCCAGCCCGACCGTCAGGGCCAGGGTGCCGGTCACGGCCGCCGCCCGGCGGTCGAGCCCTCGCGGAGCTGGCCGACGATGGTGTCGAGGTCGCAGCTCGCGCCCCGGTTGTAGGGCAGCCTGCCCAGCAGCATGCCCATCGCGCAGGTGTTGGTGAGGGCGGCGAAGGTGAGGCCCGCGCCGATGGCCGCCGCGACCCACTTGAGGCCGGGGACGAGCACCGAACCCAGGACGGCGGCCAGGACGATCGAGCCGGCGACGAGGCGGACCTGCCGTTCGAGGTCCCAGCGCGGGACGCCCTGCCGGACGGGCGCGTGCGCGGCCTGCCAGGCCAGCATCCCGCCGTCGAGGACCTTGAGGTGGGGCAGTCCGACCCCGGCGAGGGTCTGCCCGGCCTGGGTGGCGCGGGCGCCGGAGCGGCAGATCAGCACCACGTCCTCGTCGAGGTGGTTGCGCAGTTCCTCGCGGTGCTCCCGCAGCAGGTCGAGCGGGACGTTGTACGCGCCGGGGATGTGCGCGGTCTCGAACTCGGCGGGGGTGCGCACGTCGAGCAGGCGGGGCGCGCGGCCGGAGTCGATCAGCTCGCGCAGGCCGGCGGCGTCGAGCGTGGCGGGCCGGGCGGCGTCGGGCGTGGCCGGGCGGGTGTTCTCGGAAGTGCTCATGTCTCCTCGGTCCTGTTGTCGGTCTCGGTCGGTAGGGTCTGGGCCCGCTCGAACCGGTCGTCGATGACGACGACCTCCCGGCCGGCGTTGGCCAGCAGGGACGCGGCGACGGTGGCGCGGTAGCCGGAGCCGCAGTGCACCCAGACGGTGCCGGCGGGCACGTCGGCGAGGCGGTTCGGCAGCTCGGGCAGGGGGACGTGCACCGCGCCGTCGAGGTGGCCGGCGGTCCACTCGTTGGTCATCCGGACGTCGAGCACGACGTCCGGCGCGGGCAGACCGGCGGGCGGGTGTCCGGCGCGGGCGGCGGCGAGCGCGGGGAAGTCGGCCACGGGCAGCCGCCGTAGCTGCTCCGGCCGGGCCGCCCACCGCTCGGGCGCGCCCGTGGCCTGGGCGGTGGGCCGGTCGATGCCGATGCGCGCCAGTTCCCGCTGGGCG
This genomic window contains:
- a CDS encoding FAD-dependent oxidoreductase, encoding MAHPVILSIDDDPAVSRAVARDIRRRYGDRYRVVRAGSGPEALDTLREIKLRGEQVAVLVADYRMPEMNGIEFLEAAMDLFPAARRVLLTAYADTGAAIDAINLVDLDHYLLKPWHPPEEKLYPVVDALLEAWTASPEAATTEIRVVGHRWSAPSFAVRDFLARNLVPYRWLLADEPEGGRLLAAAGASAADVPVVVTADGKALVAPTETELAGLVGLNVVPAADFYDLVVVGGGPAGLGAAVYGASEGLRTVLVERRATGGQAGQSSRIENYLGFPDGVSGAQLTDRARRQALKFGAELLTTREVVGLAEAGSARLLRFDDGSTLAAHAVVLATGVSYRMLDAPGLADLTGRGVFYGSAATEAPSCVDQDVYIVGGANSAGQAAVYFSRYAARVHVLIRGADLTASMSSYLIDQLDRIDRITVHPHTEVVAGAGEEHLQRLTLRDTRTGQRRDVDASWLFVFIGAEPRTEWLAGVVARDERGYVVTGPDLVAGGSRPPGWSLPRDPYHLESSLPGVFAAGDVRAASVKRVASAVGEGAMAVSLVHRYLEAQ
- a CDS encoding NB-ARC domain-containing protein — its product is MPAGPLADFYDRLHALHLAAGQPSVRRLQQLTRAERRPRGINPTSIHAVFTRPRLARWEVVGEIVRVLGGDVEEFAALWRRANRCRSHDDSLVDPPPHTRPWASADAACVPHELPPDVVPFTGRGPVRAALDALLAEGATRAAMMTALLTGSTGIGKSALAVHWAHRVAGRFPDGQLYADLRGESPGQPPTPVEVLTAFLNALGVATADLPATPAALAARYRTRMSGRRMLVVLDNASAVGQVRPLLPGSPGCLVLVTSRDDLAELVVRHGARRLELGPLSAEAGVELLRGLIGDRVDADPESAYDLVRRCGGRPLALRVAAERMTAHRPTALVTPALTTTPTLVTPALTTTARSGSALAPARVVDHPRLCVQRSTAQ
- a CDS encoding PH domain-containing protein, whose protein sequence is MRTWTRPYADPTRWFTGAVASAGTMVCLFVGLQIVTHWERIAPIQVLPVAVFFSVWLTIAWRLHRTALVVSPAGVRVRWLWATRTVPWERVGGFRTGPDRLVADRLWIALSDGTELRTPVRPRRPGPVTLRDGGTALAAGPYADLLATLDRWRAAAPPVAPPA
- a CDS encoding rhodanese-like domain-containing protein produces the protein MSTSENTRPATPDAARPATLDAAGLRELIDSGRAPRLLDVRTPAEFETAHIPGAYNVPLDLLREHREELRNHLDEDVVLICRSGARATQAGQTLAGVGLPHLKVLDGGMLAWQAAHAPVRQGVPRWDLERQVRLVAGSIVLAAVLGSVLVPGLKWVAAAIGAGLTFAALTNTCAMGMLLGRLPYNRGASCDLDTIVGQLREGSTAGRRP
- a CDS encoding trypsin-like serine peptidase; translated protein: MHFPDIRRVVTVTASAALVAATVLVGTGPAQAAPVGGASATTVAATTSTTAARSGLTAAQQAGDYWTTERMRTAISADVLVKKAGAVAGKGLKPTGPARSVPPAAPTVTAASSVASQAGGDISAYVAASATVGKVFFYNPVDGKNYVCSAGAVNSTSKLLVMSAGHCVHGGRGGQWMQNWIFVPLYNYGAEPYGRWSAKYLTAFNAWINDSNLDRDVSYITVYPNASGQRLVDRVGGNGLSVNYSYTQAVTILAYPAAPPYDGGWQQYCQGTTYRPGSENKIALNCGFTGGSSGSVWLRLYNDVYGYVNGIMSTLNSAGVNKSSYFDTAVMDVYNSVAARV
- a CDS encoding ATP-binding protein, which produces MSGLTPAEVRTLFLFESLDDQQVAWLAEHGRVEHRTAGEAVYTEGEPATCFFVLLAGEVRLCRTIHGEEVEILRSAQRGVYGGATQAYLDDQQIYRNGMWAVTDTEFFVLPAETFAHAVRSWFPMAMHLLEGLFIGMRDTQTVVGERERLVALGALSAGLTHELNNPASAAVRATSALRDRVAGMRHKLAMIADGRLDGRRLHALVALQEEAVERAAKACALSPLATSDAEDELTDWLDDQGIAAGWELAPTLVAGGLDVAWLDRVHAELGADDLEPAVRWLTYTVDTELLMREIADAATRVSKLVGAAKQYSQLDRAPYQVVDVHELLDATLVMFKGKLPPGIRMVREYAPALPPIPAYAAELNQVWTNLIDNALAAMGDEGTLTVRTGRVDGQLTVEVADTGPGIPAAVRPRIFEPFFTTKPVGEGTGLGLDISYRIVVNKHHGDIRVTSEPGRTVFRVLLPIAPAPGVAPEAAPQA
- a CDS encoding sulfite exporter TauE/SafE family protein; amino-acid sequence: MTGTLALTVGLAVLIGVSLGLLGGGGSILAVPLLVYVADLPAKEAIATSLLVVGVTSAVGVLPHARAHRVRWRTGLVFGLAGMTGAYAGGRLAAYVPAAVLLTGFALMMLATAVAMIRGRRDTGDRPVPHELAVPRVILDGIVVGLVTGLVGAGGGFLVVPALALLGGLPMPVAVGTSLVVIAMKSFAGLAGYLSTVGIDWGLAAAVTAAAVVGSLAGGRLAGRIPEAVLRRAFGWFVVVMGVFVLAQQLPAGLRTNPALWIALGIAVAAAVTVTATHGRRAAPAEGPPATEAEVAHAGPPA